CGGACGGGCAACCTCGGTGGGAGGCAGCAGCATTCCTGCGGCTACCGTGGCGTTGGTTCCGGGTTCGATGAGGATGAAGGACCCAGTAAGCCGGTTCATCGCGTAGCCGTCGTAGATCAGCGGTTTGGCGGTTTTCAGTCGGATCTCGCCGAGGTCGTTCATGGCGAGTTCTGTGATGCCATCTTCCTTCTCAAGAGTGGAGATATTGATCCGGTGCTCAATAGCCGTCACTGCAACCTTTACCGTCTGGTTTGTGTGCTTGATCAGATACTGCTTGCCGGGCGTAAGTGGGCGCGGATTCATCCAGCAGATCTTCGCATGAAGGTCCGAGGAAGATCCAGGTAGGTCCTCGGC
The sequence above is a segment of the Verrucomicrobiota bacterium genome. Coding sequences within it:
- a CDS encoding sulfate adenylyltransferase, with the translated sequence PTLLGHLETVHIASDWNLSNFRFPVQWVNRPNNPTDQTLHDFRGLSGQIAGGIVRVGQKVMILPSGFSSTIKQIWTLDGLQEEAFSPQSVTLVLEHDLDISRGDVIVDAEDLPGSSSDLHAKICWMNPRPLTPGKQYLIKHTNQTVKVAVTAIEHRINISTLEKEDGITELAMNDLGEIRLKTAKPLIYDGYAMNRLTGSFILIEPGTNATVAAGMLLPPTEVARPEYRDFAI